The stretch of DNA ttttaaaaattgatttctaatGGAAATACTCCACAAGAGAGgcttaatttattgatttatttgatgGATTCGATTTTTTTAGCAGAAACTCGCAAAAACTGTTAAAGTCGGAATAAATAATGGAACgcgaagaaattattttttaaatttgcatttattgtatttggggaaaatgtgcgaaatcttaatttatctgtgattctttcataagaaaaatttggaaTTATCTACAAAGCTTTCGATTCAGATCTGAGCTTTTACAAGGGCTGTGAAaagttgatatttttaatttttaggtcttgtattttcaaagcttttgactctaaaatttttcgatttttatgcagaagatttttttaatttatgaaaaattctaataggTAAGAGAATAGCTTCAGAAGAGTCTGAAAAGAATTGTTCTTACGTTTTTCTGTTCTGTGAagcaaaattctaaataagaGCAAATCCCCTTAAAGTTTTTGTTTGGATATTTTGGCTGGGAAGGGTATTTGGGTATCTTAGTAGAGTTTTTACTCAGCTTAGCTTACACAGTTCAGGTTTTTCTTTAGATgctaaaagaaactttttccatgctaaaaattatatgagagattttgaaaaaaggcgacaaacgttagaataattactgaaagatgaaaattaacGTCAAACATTCCGTAagagaataaatgtcaaagaaCCACTAAtgttagtaaaataaaaatatcaaacagTCGTTCTATTTTTCTCCCGTCTTGTAAAGCTTTTACAAAACTCTGACTTGCTCCGCGTAAATTATccctaattgaaattttcgattaAAAGATTCACTTAATATActctaaagaaatttattactttccttgtcttcttttaattaaatcaattaaattgattgattctcaaaatcactttcttcactttcttcagcatttttacactcttcatgaaaaatttcttcttttcacaagaaatttcttaagttaTTCATAAGAAACGTAAAGAGATGAACAGAGAGCTGGAAGTTAATGTTGTATATAAATCCccttaaaaattccattgcaccttcttaataaattcttcgcCAAAGTGTGATAATTCCCTTTCAATCTCCAACTGTTTTGTATCTTGGTTGACAACGTCTCCATTCAATTCGTGTCGTCACGATAAGTCCCTGGGTGTTTTCTTCTGTTTTTCCCATGAAGAATACAGTGAGAAGCTTCGACGTAAGACGCACTGATTCGATAAGCACATTGAGATTCTTCGGGTTGCATTGTTGATCCACTGCGGTCGCACAAAGAGGCCAACAACCTCACAGCGAGACGATCTTTTTCTGCCGCACCATCTATATGTTTCCACAAGTCCCCATGGGGCGATGGACACGGGCATTAATCAAACCATTTTGGAGCTTACGCATTTTGGGAGGTGCACAAGGCAAACTCTTGTATATGCGGTTCATCCAGCATATATGTTGAGATGGGAAGATAAAGAAATTGAGTCCACTGAATCTTGTTTTGTCTTCAATTAGCATCTCTTGCGAGTGTTTGGtgattaaatagaaaattcatcgTGCACACGATGAAATCTTTACCACAGATGTGATTTTTCCAAAGAGagcccgaaaaaaaaaattcacatccgCATCTCGATGGTTCCTCcccaaaaaattaagattcaCGTGGACAATGGAATTTAATGAGTGTGCGCACTTAGCATTGACAGAGAAAAGATGCTGGAGAGACAACGAGGAAAATAACTTGTGTTTCTCCCTCGAGAGACGACACAAGTTGTATatatggtggaaaaaaaagagtcatcGTCTTggcaagcaaaaaaaagagacgcgAGGAGCTGAAGAAGTCAGCGCGGAGAAAGTTTTTGGCGGTCGCGcttctggcaaaaatatacatatgccGAGGAGAAGCATTAAATTGCGCCAAAAGATGACGATTACGGCCAATATTGAGCCAACAACGCGCTTCGCTGGTGGTTGAAATCTATGAGAATCTCACCAAATGACCTCAAAAgtctcaacaattttttttcagcatcgcatctctctttctctctctctctgtgtctTGGAAAGTGTCTAAGACAAAAGcagtgatgaagaaaaattagagtCTCTGCATTTTCACACTCCTCCCTATGGGAACgtcttttcctcttttccaCCTGTTCAGGTAGCTCTTGGATATTCTATCTTAACCCCGGCTAAATATTGCATCTTCGCTCAAACTTCAACacctctttttttcccttcctATTTCCTCAACATCTCCACACCTGATCTCCACACACCGATGCACTCATTTATTCTTCTCTAAGCCCACCTACAATTTTTGCGCGCGAGCTTTACAATGTCTGCACATTGGCGGAGTATATGCAATTAAATTGGGGCCAGGAAAACCGATTGAATTCCAATTGCGTAAGCCACCCGAGttgagagagaagaaatccCCATCCGTACTTagcataaattataaatatttgcgtaaaaataattaatcccATAGTGTGAGGTTTCATGTAATtagaaattgcataaaaaaatctgagcggaatacaataaaaatctctctcaaGACTCATACAGTTGatctaatttctttttatactcTTGTTCTCCTCATATTTCTGGCCATCGTGTTTGCACATTCTTCTTTGGGAACAATACTCTTTACtttgagatctttttttttgtgctgacGCGCACACCTTTCGTGCATCTTTGCGCATTCATCATCACTTTTAATTGAGATCTCGCCGTGAAGAAGGGAGTCGCGCAATGAAGGTGCTACAGAGAAGAGGTGTCGAGCTTTAATTGTAATTCGATGGCTATCGggatttttgcaattatctaataaataaattgctctTTTGGTGAACGGAAGATGCGCGCGTTCACAACAATCATTTGTTGTGCTGAAGATGCGCCacgtcaattttctttttatacatCCCGCGCTACTAATTTGCTCAAATGCCTCCTAAAAAGCCATAAAAGATAAACAGCAACAGTTATTGTTGTGCCATGGCTTTTGTGGGACGCGCAATGGATGATTGTTGAGACATTGtctaggaaaatatttaattttctcaattgattTGCTTGTCAgtcaatataattttagagaaaagtttttttctttgttgaatttaagattttttttagttcttatGGATTCTATGAGCTATATAAGGATTATTTTAAGTATTCTGCGTAAAATAACATtgtaaaatatcacaaatcTAAGAAATTAGTACTTTTAGAACTCATAGCTGAAGAGTGAAGACACATTGAAGCCtattaaaggaaaactttaataatattGTTCTTCTAACAAAATAAGAAAGTTCTTCAtctctttaaagaattatgaaaattcttttaagatttCCTTTCCGAAtaaaggtggaaaaaaatattaaaagaaaggtttttttttacaaatattttatttcatcaaaataataatagagAACAAGtggttttgaaaaaaaaaaataagtagaaAAACTATTTAGAACAGTAAATATTcactgcaaaaatattttacgtattcaaggaaaaaaattaggatCATTTTTTCAAGTCTTTTGATGTaataaactcatttttttcttttcaatctcattatttaaaaatatttttatcaatcttCTGGACCTTCCTTGAGATCTTTTGTTTTTACAataattcattcattaaaatttacttaTAAATCACAACacgtttttattaaaaaaaattttaggaacattttttgagctttctgaACGAGTTATATTCTTAttggaattcaatttaatgaaaaattaaagaaaaatcataaaagtttacagaaaataatcaaaagaaCTCGTCAAGGCACATTCTTTTCGattcattataaaaataatcttccTCCTCTCGTACAAAAAAGGATCTTTCTGGGATTCTCAGGTGGGATACGTCAATCcggaataaatatttttgcattacTTACTGCAGTTCTCCTGACTTTCgagcttcttcttcatctcgtAGAGCTCTTTTGGGGAGTAAAATGTGGTCTTCTTAAGTTTGCGACTCTTCTTTGATTGCTCACTCACATTTATCTCCTCATTGGATGAGGAAATCACAATCGCACTACTTTTATCCGCCGGAAGTGTTGAGCTTTTTCCTCTGACCTTTGAACTTCCAGATGGACCCGATGGACCCAGTGGGTGAACAGATGTCTTCATAATGGCTGCAGGATTAATGACAAGTTTCGAAAACTTCTTTGTCTCCTCCACAATCTCAACTTCGGGGGAGGAATTAATCTCAATTACTTCATTGGCTCTTGGGGGTTTCTTCTTTCCCTtggatttttgctttttcttcgGGAGTGGCTTTGTGGGTTCTTCCGGTGGTGGCGGGGGTGGGGCATTGTAAACTACATTTTGTTCACCACGACGAGCTCCCATGAGTCGCGTCTCCTCAATGAGATTCCTTATTTCTGCGTCATAAAACAGCGGCTCGGGCTTTGTAAGCTGACCCGGAACTTCCGGATGGGGATTTAGCTTCTGAAATAGCGCCTTTACCCTCAATTCCTCAAGTCCATCGCCTTCGTCATCCTCCTCCTCAACCTCCTTTGGCGCACTTTCCTCTAAATCCGCTAATTGAGACAGAGGAATGTAGCATTTGGGATTATTTCTCATAATCTCCTCCTCAAATTCCTCCGCGGAATAAATCCGTGACATGTTCACCTgcttttttggataaaatacgcaatattgttaatttatttcacttaATTCTTTTACATTGATGTCTGTAGATGCAAATTCTTACctaattttgctaaattaaagCGTAAATTGTCCACAAATTGcagaaatggcaaaaaaatattgctgcGAAtggtgaaaaacaaaaaaaaaacttaacctCACTTATCGGTATTCCCGGATCTTCCCGAAGAATCTCGAACTTTTCCCGCGCGAATCATTTAAAATCTCAAATAGCAGTCGTTTTGTAACGATCTCCGTTGCAAATCCAAAATTCAtctttttgccaaaattaGCAATCAATTATAAATCAATGTCATTTGTTGTCGCTTTTTCCCACACTCACTTTGCAATATCAATTGAGCTTTTGTTGAAGAAACTCGTCTCCACGCCGCTTGGTTTTctatttgaaatttctctcttctcaAGTCTCcggagaaaaatattaaaagacaATCGATATGACGGAGAGaagcttccaaaaaaaaatccattggtATTGTTTTCCTattagaatttcaaattaaaagacCCCACCGCGGGTTGATGTGAAAGAGAAATGCGAAGTGGGCCATAGAGGTCATCCATCTCGCAGATCAAAGTgattttcagtttatttttttgtaaccaTATCGTGGATGAGTTTGGGGCACAAAAAAGCGGCAAAGCGCTACATTCTGCACATTTTCGAGTTTGTTTTGCCTCCCAACCGCTAAATTGCAGACTCGGTAATAACTTAATCAGCCTCAGTGACGCCTCGGATGTGCCAGAAGGGCAATGCAGCCATGCTTGATGAATGGCGATTGTTGGAAAAAGGTTTTTGCACTTTATGATGTTTTTTATGCATAACTTTTGCATCTGTGGGAAATGCCACGATATTGCTAAATTACTTCATCTATGAAGACCACATAGAATTCACGATGAAGTGTTTAATGTTGTTTTGTTTTTGGGgtcttttattaaatcttgCGAAGTattttctgaataattttcaatggtcttcgtgaataatttaaaagttttggaagattttcttcaattaatttcatagagaacttttagaaaattctttaaaatatttcaaaaaaaaattatgaaaaataaagcatTTTAGGCAAGATTTTAGCTTGAAGCGTATTTCAAGTGATAACTAACGAAAGCTTTAAGCTTTTACCCTGAAAATTTGTAAggtaaaaagtagtaaaagtATTTGATTCGACAACTCAAAACCTCCTGATTTTCATTCTAAAGTTTAGATTCAAATTTTAACTCAGGTCttaatttttgatgaatttgtaGATCTTTTGCCAAGAGctcaaagctttcaaaaatatgtaatttttaaaaagaataaaaaacttcATTCTATTCTAGAGCTTTCAAGAGCTATTCTAACTTTATAACTATTTTCTTTACGACGTGAATAAGAATTTCGGATAAAATTGCATAGAATATGAACTCCACGAAAATATTCGAAGAATGTCTTTAACCCacatgaaaaaaagttttcaattttacataatttccaccgtgtaaaaaaaagtagggACCAATTTGTAAAGTATGCAGAatccaaattatttaatatttttcaccttCCTGTAACGATGTGCGCGCACGCTCCATGATCTCgaagatttaatttcttttttgccaCTTTGTTGCGTGATTgataataatttgtaaaattgagCGTATACAATCAGTAGCAGACCTATTATTAATTCGTCTCTTAATCCACCGTGGAGTTGTGAATCAAAAAATGATGTGGTTCAAACACGAGAGggtaatttttcaaactgaaTGTCTAATGAAATGCGTAACATCTTCGCTAACATTTTTATCCCATTGTGATAACTCGCAATGAATTCTCTTTTGTGCAACACTTTGGGCAAAAGGAGGAAATTTTTGTGTAACGACTGACGAAAGAAATgttggatggaaaaaaaggaaaagtatAGTCAATAGTGAGACGCGTATTTTGATGTCATAGCTTTCTCGCAACGTTCTTCGcacaatcaaaaatttactgcgcgaagaatttaattattggaATCTTTCATAAACTGAATTGAATGAATCAACAATTTTCACACCATAAAAGACTCCCCAATTGGTCATCGTTTTGGCTGTATCTCTGTAGCTTTTGTATGCGCAACTTCATTGTACAGTGAAATTGCATTATTAACTTGTCGATATACATTGTAAAGTATTTGCGCACGCGGGATCTCCCGCCATGCtgtgaattaatttacaataatCACTCTTTAATCGACAGCCAAGaggaagaagtgaaaaaaaaaagaaattcaactgCAGGTAGATTGAAttaggaagaagaaaaagagctCAACAGATgatcttcaaaaattcaattgctaTGCAAAGTTCGTAAAGTTCGCATTCCAATGATGGAGATCAATTTATTCCTATAACAATTCTCATATAAATGTGATCTCTGACCACagaaattaacaaagaaatttaatataaataaataataatatatcaCTTCTTCTTACATACATGGTTGTAGGTATATATGAGTATACACATATAATCTAAAATTTCCAGTTTGATAATCACGCTAAAATCGATGGAATAATATctggagaaaattaatgtgTAATTTATCACAAATGACTTTGATAAATAATCCTTTTGAGCATAGCCGCTCTTCTTCGATCGTCTTcgattttaaatttctcttttctttaaaaaaatctcaacaagaaaaagaagggAGAGAAGtaagaataatttcaaaacttttactaaatattttatcttctaAGTAATTCCTTAATTTGTGTAGTTATAGCTATTCAGCAGCGAAACGATCATTATAATGATCGCGATCgcgaaatatttaaaagattttcttatcgatcacttaaaattttctcacccatATCAGGAAAGAAGCAATTAAAACTCACATGAGCCAGTAAATTCCGCaatgaaatgtaaaatattttgttcattaatgtatattttctatttttcaacaattacCTTCCCCTTCCTGCCTGTGAGATCGACCTTGTGCGCGcgtgaaaaactttcttttaatttcccgCATGAGGATTCGTCGTTTTTGTGTGAATCTTTGCGTGTGCCTTTAGACATATATCGACATTATCACACCTCTTAGGCTGTTGAAGAAGCCTCCTTCCGCAATCTTCGCAAAGCAGTTGACCAAAGTATACTGATAATGAGTCACGATCATGTAGAAATTTCCTCGCATCGACATCTTCTTCACCAACAAATACACCATTCGCTTTGCAAAATTCATGCCTCGTCGACATTTCTGGATCTCATTTGGTGCTGCTGACAgacaatgaaaattgaagaataaaataacaaatgaTCTGCAAATTGATTGAGATCTCCACGAGTGATTGAGAAGAATAAATCATAATCTCAAAAGTAGAGTAAAAACCATTTATGTATACACAAATGGGAtctaattttccattcataCACCATTTTGTGTATGGAGAAGACTTTTGTGTTTTTGCATTTCCGTAGCTTTTGGCAACGACCAAGTGGTGTGCCAAAGAAAAAGATCGCATTTATGGAATTTGTCGTGATCACGTTTCTCTGACGGCGAACTAATGCCAAGACAATGAGGTTCGTTTTTAATGGGCCATGTCGAACGAAAATAATTCCCCTCCAAGCAATTGCTGCAAGATggcaaatttctttaatttatgttcattttccgcctttatatttttttctctccacccCCTCTCTTCGTCTTAATTTCACCCAcatatttaaaggaaaaatttcagtGACACACACGAAGTGCGAAGTGATTAATTGATGGTAGATTGAGGgggatttttcaattgaataacCACAACAATTGATGGCAAATTTTTCAACCATTTGTGActaatgtaaaatttatatgcggtgaaaataaaatctcgcATGTCCAAATAGGCAAAGCTACGCTTGTAATGCTTCACAAAAGGACAAGATGAATAAATGCTAAAATGTCGAAGGGTTAGGTATTAAATTGAACAACTCATGCCATACAGACAGTTTCATTTCCTAAATGGCACCTGAGAGACATCTCTTTTCACATGCAAGACCATTTGGCAGCGTAACCCCTCTTTTGCATGGGAAATTCGATGATCATAATTTTAGAGACATTTTAGCACTTTAAATTGTGATTTATGATCTGCTGGAAGACACCGCATTTACTTCCCGCCCTTCTGCACTATACGTATTGTCGGTTTATTAGTAAAATCACACTGTTCAATGAATGAGCAGTAAATTTGCGCTTAATTATGAAGCTTGAAATGCTTTTGTTATgggataaaattgatttttaagcaTATTTTCTCGTGTAAAAATTAACCAAACTTTTCCTGAATTGtaaatcacattttaatttaaaacaatataaTAAAGGAATTGAAAACGTTATGCGATGGGATTTTATGTAATCtctattttatgtaaataatttttaagtgttttatCCTGAAGAGTGGATTTAAAGTCTATGAAATTAGCAGAAGAGTCGTTAATGCAAGGctttgaataataataaaattttaggaagaataaattttatattaaatgaaatttgaaaaCGTAATCCTAAATGTAGCATAAACAAAGTTTATGTTCTATATTCATGATAATAATTCCCATAGAGCTACTAAAACATTCTAAAACATCTCACGTTTCTCTTCACTGTttaggaaattattttgaaaaaaatctacattttGTATGATTCTTTAAAAGCTTCcgaatattgaataaaatttaaaatccattaaaagtTCAGTTTCATTATAAATGCTCTTAAAGCTCATAAAGCTTTTAATGCGTTATGAATctaaaagcaataaaagagCATAACGATGTCTACCTGTTTTTCCTACTCTCTTAAATAAAAGCTAAAATGTGGtgaaatgtgaatttaaataaattcacatgaTGAAAATTATGCCCTTCACGTAATATAcgattcattaatttttatgttaattttatcTTGTAATTTTGATCAAGTTCATGGGACCATGAGACTGAGACAGTCTGTAGCCGACAAAGTAGTCGATTATAGTTTGAAATAATGAGGTCACAGATCCCtaagaaattctaagaaataTTCTCTAATTATCTTGTGATTTAATGCTGAGTGGAATTTAgcctgaattttcttcattttctcccaaTTAGGTGATAGAAAATGCCACAAAACTTCTTAATATTTAacactttattaaattgtgtgaaaaatatgtGACATCTGTGTCACGACGATGCTTAATTTATGTAGTTTATGTGTCGTTTGGTggtaatattttaaatccaaCCCACGCACTACAAATAGCGCCCATTGTGTGTGAAGGgacaaattttaattgacttGTATGCACTTTACCATCCAGTCTGGTTCAAAAGAAACCATTTAACCTTTCACCGCAGCGACACAGACATGACTGTATGCATGCAAATTTAGCAACAATTGCTCTACGAGCTTAGACGACGCACTCAGGTGGGTTTATTGATGAAGATGATGGAGCGCGATAGCGCCgaagaaagagattttttatgat from Lutzomyia longipalpis isolate SR_M1_2022 chromosome 1, ASM2433408v1 encodes:
- the LOC129787488 gene encoding protein piccolo-like, which gives rise to MSRIYSAEEFEEEIMRNNPKCYIPLSQLADLEESAPKEVEEEDDEGDGLEELRVKALFQKLNPHPEVPGQLTKPEPLFYDAEIRNLIEETRLMGARRGEQNVVYNAPPPPPPEEPTKPLPKKKQKSKGKKKPPRANEVIEINSSPEVEIVEETKKFSKLVINPAAIMKTSVHPLGPSGPSGSSKVRGKSSTLPADKSSAIVISSSNEEINVSEQSKKSRKLKKTTFYSPKELYEMKKKLESQENCSK